A single region of the Brachypodium distachyon strain Bd21 chromosome 3, Brachypodium_distachyon_v3.0, whole genome shotgun sequence genome encodes:
- the LOC100823887 gene encoding uncharacterized protein LOC100823887 — MSGEEMWWERKIAKPAESEPESEPESYTLSECDSDTDVVVKQERMARLVEPDTKHTAEEKVLLGLHIVHCRQFTEYDPKQNDFVCTRFCHFNIAFFDLDEESDAPHGLPLQVQNYSDWCEMADASVNVISLKIIRSDVGYPINVFGTVLARDEVDYKCVYLFRRERDDPQCITKSRNMLTLTGPRRGFVISDSMFFEINLKIKGDQTSDDKDFSKGVIRHWRVPFDRRPVITHLLSSWQSIVELALSPITNPVAASLKVNILSGPCDVPFKSKVTARTIGNTENHIILYEYDNKATWNHILIEDDGAIVLTRNLVAVPVHTVDDVEEILLNVSFIAGNGKDERTSVTLSYPEEEKVCNHGCYELLVRVCWTGIQDVPMRGDILRRWTLVPANPLFL; from the exons ATGTCGGGAGAGGAGATGTGGTGGGAGAGGAAGATTGCAAAGCCAGCGGAGTCAGAGCCGGAGTCTGAGCCAGAGTCTTATACTTTGTCGGAGTGTGACTCGGACACAGACGTGGTGGTGAAGCAGGAGAGGATGGCGCGGCTGGTCGAGCCCGATACCAAGCACACAGCTGAGGAGAAGGTGCTCCTGGGTCTTCACATTGTTCATTGCAGACAGTTCACTGAATATGATCCAAAGCAGAATGATTTTGTCTGCACCCGCTTCTGCCATTTCAACATAGCCTTCTTCGACCTCGATGAAGAGT CCGATGCCCCCCATGGTCTGCCGCTTCAAGTGCAAAATTATTCTGATTGGTGCGAGATGGCAGATGCATCGGTTAATGTCATTTCCTTGAAGATAATCAGATCTGATGTGGGCTACCCAATCAACGTATTTGGCACCGTGCTTGCAAGGGATGAGGTTGACTATAAATGTGTCTATCTGTTCCGTCGTGAAAGGGATGATCCCCAGTGCATCACCAAATCG AGGAACATGTTAACTCTGACAGGTCCACGCCGGGGATTTGTCATATCTGACAGTATGTTTTTTGAGATCAATTTGAAGATCAAGGGTGATCAGACCAGTGATGACAAAGATTTTAGCAAAGGTGTGATACGACACTGGCGTGTCCCCTTTGACAGGCGACCCGTGATCACTCATCTGCTGAGTAGCTGGCAGAGTATAGTCGAATTGGCATTATCGCCTATTACGAATCCCGTGGCAGCTTCTCTTAAAGTTAATATTTTGAGTGGACCATGTGATGTTCCTTTCAAAAGCAAAGTAACGGCTCGAACCATCGGAAATACTGAAAATCATATCATTCTATATGAATATGATAACAAGGCGACGTGGAACCACATATTAATTGAAGATGATGGCGCTATTGTCTTGACTCGTAATCTGGTAGCCGTCCCTGTCCACACGGTTGACGATGTTGAAGAAATTCTGCtcaatgtttcttttattgCTGGCAATGGGAAAGATGAACGCACCTCGGTCACGCTATCATACCCTGAAGAGGAGAAGGTTTGCAATCACGGTTGCTATGAGCTGCTGGTGAGGGTTTGTTGGACAGGTATTCAAGACGTTCCGATGCGCGGAGATATTCTGAGAAGATGGACCTTGGTGCCTGCCAATCCTTTGTTCCTCTAA